Proteins encoded by one window of Enterococcus saccharolyticus subsp. saccharolyticus:
- a CDS encoding response regulator transcription factor — protein MTRILYLEDERVIREVVCEYLLLQKYEVDLAVDGQKALHAIQKQRYDVAILDIMVPFISGLEVLEQLTKKQPQCATIMLTALGDECSQIEAFNRLADDYIIKPFSPILLLKRIEAVLRRTQVETNLSTGLDVRQENFQVYYNQQSLQLTVTEFLIFEAMHQHPKRVYTRNHLLTIIAPDDFMVSDRVIDAHIKNLRKKLPVEVIKTVIGMGYCYEEN, from the coding sequence ATGACTCGGATTTTATATTTAGAAGATGAACGTGTCATTCGCGAAGTTGTTTGTGAGTATTTATTGTTACAAAAGTATGAAGTTGACCTAGCCGTAGATGGACAAAAAGCACTCCATGCAATTCAAAAGCAACGGTATGATGTGGCTATTTTAGATATTATGGTTCCGTTTATATCTGGTTTAGAAGTATTAGAACAATTGACTAAAAAGCAGCCGCAGTGTGCAACGATTATGCTAACGGCATTAGGCGATGAGTGTAGTCAAATTGAAGCGTTCAATCGCTTGGCAGATGATTATATTATCAAACCATTTTCACCAATTTTGTTATTGAAAAGAATTGAAGCGGTTTTACGAAGAACACAAGTTGAAACGAATTTGTCAACGGGTTTAGACGTACGTCAAGAGAATTTTCAAGTGTACTATAATCAGCAATCTTTGCAATTAACAGTTACTGAATTTTTAATTTTTGAGGCAATGCACCAACATCCTAAAAGAGTCTACACAAGAAATCATTTATTAACGATTATTGCACCGGATGATTTTATGGTTAGTGATCGTGTGATTGATGCACACATTAAAAATTTGCGGAAA
- a CDS encoding DUF6157 family protein, translating into MTIHTTNYVNTFIEAPENFPHTAAGIPPERKQKTIARKQYELLFHHPYQFTSDEILYTTTAKHKGITEEAFFAKGKPCFRASPLVKQYGWGVHFNQDGKMAIYPIESPKYQQFRENSDLKHIQAMRLRK; encoded by the coding sequence ATGACTATTCATACTACCAATTACGTGAATACTTTTATTGAAGCTCCTGAAAATTTTCCACACACAGCAGCCGGTATCCCTCCCGAAAGAAAACAAAAGACGATTGCTAGAAAACAATATGAGTTGTTGTTTCACCATCCCTATCAATTTACCTCAGATGAAATATTATATACAACCACTGCCAAACATAAAGGAATCACGGAAGAAGCTTTTTTTGCAAAAGGAAAACCTTGTTTTCGTGCTTCACCATTAGTCAAACAATATGGATGGGGTGTGCATTTTAATCAAGACGGCAAAATGGCCATTTATCCAATTGAATCGCCAAAATATCAACAATTTCGCGAAAACAGTGACTTAAAACATATTCAAGCAATGCGTTTGAGAAAATAA
- a CDS encoding MetQ/NlpA family ABC transporter substrate-binding protein, whose product MKSLKKVVGLGILGATFLGLAACSNGSGNQTEESASSSSTAEKTVLTVGASSTPHAEILEQVKDDLAAEGIDLTITVFDDYVLPNTALNDGDLDANFFQHTPYLENFNKEHGTDLVSAGSIHFEPLGIYPGKAKSLDEISEGGKVSIPNDATNGARALLLLEAAGLIKLKDGADITTTSKDIVENPKNLEIVELDASQIARSVQDVDVAVINANYALEAGFNVENDALQKEDKDSEAAQTYANIIAVKAGDENSETIKALLAALQSDKVKDYINETYQGAVVPVF is encoded by the coding sequence ATGAAAAGTTTGAAAAAAGTAGTCGGATTAGGGATTTTAGGTGCAACATTTTTAGGGTTAGCCGCTTGTTCAAATGGCAGTGGCAATCAAACAGAAGAATCAGCTTCTTCATCAAGTACAGCAGAAAAAACAGTATTAACTGTAGGCGCAAGTTCAACACCGCATGCTGAAATTTTAGAACAAGTGAAAGATGATTTAGCGGCAGAAGGCATTGACTTAACGATTACCGTTTTTGATGATTATGTTTTACCAAATACAGCATTAAATGATGGTGATTTGGACGCAAACTTCTTCCAACATACACCATATTTAGAAAACTTCAATAAAGAACATGGTACGGATTTAGTATCCGCAGGAAGTATTCATTTTGAACCACTTGGTATTTATCCAGGGAAAGCAAAATCATTAGATGAGATTTCAGAAGGTGGAAAAGTATCAATTCCAAACGATGCCACAAATGGTGCACGTGCGTTATTATTACTTGAAGCGGCTGGTTTAATTAAATTAAAAGACGGCGCAGACATCACGACAACATCAAAAGATATTGTTGAAAATCCAAAGAATTTAGAAATCGTTGAATTAGATGCATCACAAATTGCACGCTCTGTTCAAGATGTAGATGTGGCGGTTATCAATGCCAACTATGCATTGGAAGCTGGTTTCAACGTGGAAAATGACGCATTACAAAAAGAAGACAAAGATTCTGAGGCAGCTCAAACGTATGCAAATATTATTGCAGTAAAAGCTGGCGATGAAAACAGTGAAACAATTAAAGCATTACTTGCTGCGTTACAATCAGATAAAGTAAAAGATTACATTAATGAAACGTACCAAGGTGCAGTGGTACCGGTCTTTTAA
- a CDS encoding diguanylate cyclase domain-containing protein gives MRTREESQDQFATTRIIELKKEYERINAEWLGFHYQIAFYFSLAACFIEIAVSVIVLQQQLLTTSVPIYFLKYLFIPTISNIALLITGYILMKNQQLSHMQRLYSVSMMFVLICFVITTIHNISSPVYALYILPIVITGIYAVPHLTMQTGILSISLFLCAEFLIAWNPYQNTVFESPLRLLGIVLIFALLVMFTLICTTGMYYLQKKNIASINLELEREELEQKLHIDELTGIANRLAFNTALSQISEQTSSTRYVLVMTDIDRFKKINDDYGHYIGDQCLTAFATILNQFTTNQIAYRFGGDEFCLLFQDVTLTEVYEICLNLQKDMQTIIIPGHEELRITASFGLAEYSNERGTAELFLQADNALYHAKKERNKVVIVDEIA, from the coding sequence ATGAGGACACGCGAAGAAAGTCAAGACCAATTTGCGACAACCCGAATAATTGAACTAAAAAAAGAATATGAACGAATTAATGCGGAGTGGTTAGGATTTCATTATCAAATAGCATTCTATTTTTCTTTAGCAGCTTGTTTTATTGAAATTGCAGTAAGTGTGATTGTTTTACAGCAACAATTACTAACCACCTCAGTGCCTATTTATTTTTTGAAATATTTATTCATCCCTACCATTAGCAATATAGCATTGCTAATTACAGGATATATCCTAATGAAAAACCAACAACTTTCACATATGCAACGGTTGTACAGCGTCTCCATGATGTTTGTTTTGATTTGTTTTGTCATCACGACAATTCATAATATTTCTTCTCCTGTTTACGCCTTATATATCTTGCCGATTGTGATTACTGGAATTTATGCAGTGCCTCATTTAACGATGCAAACAGGTATATTGAGTATCAGTTTGTTTTTGTGTGCGGAATTTCTAATCGCGTGGAATCCCTATCAAAATACTGTATTCGAATCGCCTTTACGCTTATTAGGCATTGTTTTGATTTTTGCTTTATTAGTGATGTTTACACTCATATGTACTACTGGAATGTATTATCTCCAAAAGAAAAATATTGCGAGTATTAATTTAGAACTTGAACGAGAAGAATTAGAACAAAAACTTCACATTGATGAATTAACAGGTATTGCGAATCGTTTGGCATTCAATACGGCATTAAGCCAAATAAGTGAACAAACATCGTCGACACGTTATGTTTTAGTGATGACCGATATTGATCGTTTTAAAAAAATTAATGACGATTATGGTCATTACATTGGCGACCAATGTTTGACGGCTTTTGCAACTATTCTTAACCAATTTACGACCAATCAGATCGCCTATCGATTTGGTGGTGACGAGTTTTGTTTATTGTTTCAAGACGTTACGTTAACCGAAGTTTATGAAATCTGTCTTAATTTGCAAAAAGACATGCAAACTATTATTATACCAGGACATGAAGAATTGCGAATTACCGCTAGTTTTGGATTAGCCGAATATTCCAATGAGAGAGGAACTGCGGAATTATTTTTACAAGCGGATAATGCACTGTACCATGCTAAAAAAGAACGGAACAAAGTGGTGATAGTGGATGAAATAGCTTAA
- a CDS encoding glycoside hydrolase family 5 protein has protein sequence MHQKSEEIRFAEQLKAGWNLGNSFDAHSVVTPTDNPTDYETYWKNPVTTPEMIQDIRQAGFQTIRIPVTWQDHVDDNFVIDQKWLNRVTEVVDMSLDAGFYVILNAHHDDWYTPDEAHLPLAIEKMKTLWTQIGTHFAKYDEHLLFESMNEPRLIGTGDEWATGPYESQQIVNQLNAVFVETIRQLEGNNAERYLLLPTYAARFETAALEAFELPQGKHLMVSIHPYAPAYFTQDDQEGTTFNPENSEDMSALETFFSDVDRLFIQKGIPVVLTEFAASDKNNLDARMAWTKYIVDKSRALTIPYIWWDPGGDNPDQPTFSLYNRYKRQWLFPKLVDILVK, from the coding sequence GTGCATCAAAAAAGTGAGGAAATACGTTTTGCAGAGCAATTGAAAGCTGGTTGGAATTTAGGAAATAGTTTTGATGCGCATAGTGTGGTGACACCGACCGATAATCCGACTGATTATGAGACTTATTGGAAAAATCCAGTGACCACACCTGAAATGATACAAGATATTCGTCAAGCGGGATTTCAAACGATTCGTATTCCTGTCACTTGGCAAGATCATGTGGATGACAATTTTGTGATTGATCAAAAATGGTTAAATCGTGTAACGGAAGTTGTTGATATGAGTTTAGATGCTGGTTTTTATGTGATTTTAAATGCACATCATGATGACTGGTATACGCCAGATGAAGCGCATCTTCCATTAGCAATTGAGAAGATGAAAACGTTATGGACTCAAATTGGCACCCATTTTGCCAAATACGATGAACATTTATTATTTGAAAGCATGAATGAACCACGTTTAATTGGAACAGGTGATGAATGGGCAACGGGTCCTTATGAATCACAACAAATTGTCAATCAATTAAATGCGGTGTTTGTAGAGACGATTCGTCAATTGGAAGGCAACAATGCCGAGCGCTATTTGTTATTACCAACTTATGCCGCCCGTTTTGAAACAGCTGCGCTTGAGGCTTTTGAATTGCCTCAAGGAAAGCATCTCATGGTCTCTATTCATCCTTATGCGCCCGCCTATTTTACACAAGATGACCAAGAAGGAACGACGTTTAATCCAGAGAATTCTGAAGATATGAGTGCCTTGGAAACTTTCTTCTCAGATGTTGATCGTTTATTCATTCAGAAAGGGATTCCAGTCGTATTAACTGAATTTGCAGCAAGTGACAAAAATAATTTAGACGCTCGTATGGCTTGGACGAAATACATTGTTGATAAGAGTCGGGCGTTAACTATTCCTTATATTTGGTGGGATCCAGGAGGCGACAATCCTGACCAGCCCACGTTTAGTTTATACAACCGTTACAAGCGACAATGGTTGTTTCCTAAACTTGTAGATATTTTAGTAAAATAA
- a CDS encoding glycosyltransferase family 2 protein, producing MNLGEKEIVDVNPPIYQKESKIKVYRNQLWVLLTVILNIIYLYWRIRYTLPLEFGIVSIIIGVSLIIVEVLGALESIVHYYNMHKIENPPVPDVPLELFPDVDIFIATYTEPMDLLYKTINGCKHLEYPDKSKVHIYLCDDGHRPEARELAESMGIHYLDRPDNKGAKAGNLNHAMSKSTSPLILTMDADMIPRRILLMRLVPYFVDAWLKNEGKDEKNQIKMGFVQSPQTFYNPDLFQYFLFSENRIPNEQDYFYKDVQVSRNRSNSVIYGGSNTLISRDALNDVGGFYEEAITEDFATGMLLQKKNYRCYAMNEELASGLSPTDFPSLIQQRIRWARGCIQTGRKMHIFLSKGFSFSQKANYWASIWYWYAPIKRLIYIMSPIMFATFGYMVIKTDLLSILIFWLPMYLSSTITLRMMSREIRTTKWTNIYETAMFPFLLFPVIEEFFGISLKKFKVTRKDGVNTEQSNNLLYALPFLLFIILSIIGIVNIIYMILRNGSIGPIVVLFWLLVNLFNLVMATFFVLGRKFHRKSERVAISEPVVLKTEYEEIICETLDISEGGISIWMENPIFIDEKNEITLAITTDHYHAEVTGKLVHVDEFKDGWKYAFQVEEYQESKADYMQMLYDRVHTLPKSLQSSHSTFDDLRLNIVRRMQPTIYFNRKSARIDMDEKIPLVTGGFVTIVNFNFEYFVTNSHDIEKEFECVLPNDVHFKCKYVKNLINDNKLYQIVNIDEIAKNSQQMLLVTQWAQQARKTKQVEVEPQTDDTNLLVNDILGGVDDENHTK from the coding sequence ATGAACTTGGGAGAAAAAGAAATTGTCGATGTAAATCCACCAATTTATCAAAAAGAATCAAAAATTAAAGTTTATCGGAATCAGTTGTGGGTACTGTTGACAGTCATTTTAAATATTATTTATTTGTATTGGCGGATTCGCTATACATTGCCATTAGAATTTGGGATTGTTTCGATCATTATTGGTGTGTCATTGATTATTGTTGAAGTATTAGGTGCATTAGAGTCAATTGTTCATTACTATAACATGCATAAAATCGAAAACCCACCTGTTCCAGATGTTCCATTAGAACTATTTCCAGATGTGGATATCTTTATTGCGACTTATACAGAACCAATGGATTTACTTTATAAAACAATCAATGGTTGTAAACATTTGGAATATCCAGATAAATCAAAAGTTCATATTTATTTATGCGATGATGGTCATCGACCAGAAGCGAGAGAATTGGCAGAATCAATGGGCATTCATTATTTGGATCGACCTGATAACAAAGGTGCCAAAGCAGGAAATTTGAATCATGCCATGAGTAAAAGTACTTCTCCTTTAATTTTGACTATGGATGCAGATATGATTCCACGTCGCATTCTATTAATGCGATTAGTGCCATATTTTGTCGATGCATGGTTAAAAAATGAAGGTAAAGATGAGAAAAATCAAATTAAAATGGGGTTTGTACAATCCCCTCAAACGTTTTATAATCCAGATTTATTTCAATATTTTCTGTTTTCAGAAAATCGTATTCCAAATGAACAAGATTATTTTTATAAAGATGTACAAGTGTCGAGAAATCGTTCTAACAGTGTGATATACGGCGGTTCAAATACATTGATTAGTCGTGATGCTTTAAATGATGTGGGTGGCTTTTATGAAGAAGCAATTACAGAAGATTTTGCAACAGGGATGTTATTACAAAAGAAAAATTATCGTTGCTATGCAATGAATGAAGAATTAGCGAGTGGTTTATCGCCAACCGACTTTCCAAGCTTAATTCAACAACGAATTCGTTGGGCGAGAGGATGTATTCAGACTGGAAGAAAAATGCATATCTTTTTATCAAAGGGGTTTTCATTTTCTCAAAAAGCTAATTATTGGGCGTCTATTTGGTATTGGTATGCGCCAATCAAGCGATTAATCTATATTATGTCACCAATTATGTTCGCAACATTTGGTTATATGGTTATTAAAACAGATTTATTGAGTATTCTAATATTTTGGTTACCTATGTATTTATCTAGCACGATTACGTTACGCATGATGAGTCGAGAAATTCGAACAACAAAATGGACGAATATTTATGAGACAGCTATGTTTCCTTTTTTATTATTCCCGGTAATTGAAGAATTTTTTGGAATTTCTTTGAAAAAATTTAAAGTAACAAGAAAAGATGGTGTGAACACAGAGCAATCAAATAATTTATTGTATGCTTTACCATTTTTATTATTTATTATTTTGTCTATTATTGGTATTGTAAACATTATTTATATGATTTTAAGAAATGGTTCGATTGGCCCTATTGTTGTTTTATTCTGGTTGTTAGTTAATTTGTTTAATTTAGTGATGGCAACTTTTTTTGTATTAGGTCGAAAATTTCATCGTAAAAGTGAACGTGTGGCTATTTCTGAACCTGTTGTTTTAAAAACTGAGTATGAAGAGATAATCTGTGAAACATTAGATATTTCTGAAGGTGGAATCTCTATATGGATGGAAAATCCCATATTTATTGACGAGAAAAATGAGATTACGCTTGCCATTACGACAGATCATTATCATGCGGAAGTAACAGGTAAATTAGTTCATGTGGATGAATTTAAAGATGGGTGGAAATATGCTTTTCAAGTGGAAGAGTATCAAGAGAGTAAAGCAGATTATATGCAAATGCTCTATGACCGAGTGCATACACTACCTAAGAGTTTGCAGTCATCTCATAGTACATTTGATGACTTACGTTTGAATATTGTTCGCCGTATGCAACCGACAATTTACTTCAATCGAAAATCAGCTCGGATTGATATGGATGAAAAAATCCCTTTAGTGACAGGTGGATTTGTTACAATTGTGAACTTTAATTTTGAATATTTTGTAACAAATTCCCATGATATAGAGAAAGAATTTGAATGTGTGTTACCAAATGATGTGCATTTTAAATGTAAATATGTTAAAAACTTAATTAACGACAATAAACTTTATCAGATTGTAAATATTGATGAAATTGCAAAAAATTCACAACAAATGCTATTGGTTACACAATGGGCTCAACAGGCACGCAAAACCAAACAAGTAGAAGTTGAACCACAAACTGATGATACTAATTTGTTAGTTAATGATATATTAGGTGGTGTAGATGACGAAAATCATACCAAATAA